The bacterium genome segment CGGCTCCTCGTGCGGCCCTCCTGGCTCCGTGCGGCGCCGCGCCGCGGAGACGTGACCGTCGCGGTCGACCCGGGGATGGCGTTCGGCACCGGCATGCACGCGAGCACGCGGCTCGCGCTGCGGGGCCTGGTTGGGGCGCTCGCGCGACAGTCGCGCGCGCGGGTTTTCGACGTCGGGACCGGCTCGGGAATTCTCGCGATCGCGGCGGCCGCGCTCGGCGCCGCGGAGGTCCTGGCGGTGGACAGCGATCCCGTTGCGACCGCGGCCGCGCGCGCCAACGTCCGGCTCAACCGCTGCGCGCGGCGGGTCCGCGTGGTGGATGGGGCCGGGATCGGGATGGCGCCGGGCCGCGCGGACGTGATCGTCGCGAACATCGTGGCCGACACGATCGTCGAGCTGCTCCCGGACGTCCGCGCGCATCTCGCCGCCGGCGGCGTGTTCATCGGGTCCGGGATCGTCGCGGGGAGAGTGCGCGTCGTGCTGCGGGCCGCCCGCGCGGCGGGCTTTCGCGCGGGACCGGTGATGCGGGAAGGAGACTGGCGGGCGGTGCTCCTCAGCGCGACGCCCAGATCTGACTCGCGAGCGTCAGCAGAACGAAAAAACCGATCAGCACAACCGCGGTGATGATAAAGGCCCGCTGCGGCGGCCGGGCCCGCACCGGGGACTCCTCCGCGTGCAGCCGCGAGGCCGTGCGAAGAGCGACAAGCCCGACGAGCGCGAGGGCGACCAGGAACGCGCTCAACCCCCATACGCTGGCGACGATCGAGAGCCAGATCACCCCGAGCCCGAAGGCGACGAGCAGAAGCGTTCGGACGACCGCGTACACGGCGCGAAGCACCGGTCCGCTCCGACGCGCGGGCGATGGA includes the following:
- a CDS encoding 50S ribosomal protein L11 methyltransferase, with translation MTAAAPPASWTELRVTVSRDAAEAVAEILRGLRGDGSIEESAGSGRVRFRVYLPPSRLLRATLAALRARVRGLRRYGLEPGRITVSSRSVRARRWATAWRKHARAVRVGRLLVRPSWLRAAPRRGDVTVAVDPGMAFGTGMHASTRLALRGLVGALARQSRARVFDVGTGSGILAIAAAALGAAEVLAVDSDPVATAAARANVRLNRCARRVRVVDGAGIGMAPGRADVIVANIVADTIVELLPDVRAHLAAGGVFIGSGIVAGRVRVVLRAARAAGFRAGPVMREGDWRAVLLSATPRSDSRASAERKNRSAQPR